The sequence below is a genomic window from Nostoc flagelliforme CCNUN1.
GAGGACGTAATAACCCAATACGGTTCAGTTAAGGAAATTTATCTATTAAGGCAGGCAGGGGGAGCAGGGGATGCAGGGGAAGCAGGGGGAGAAAAAAGGCTTAACTGAACCGTATTGCGTAATAACCCTTTTGTAACTAAAATGTTTGAGCAGGGTATCAATGTTAAAAACTCTAGCTGATTATGCAGAGTTAATTGATTAAGAACCTCAACAAAATCAGTAGCCATTATCCCATACCCATTTAAGGCATGAGAACGGTTAAAAAACGGTTTTAATCCTCTACTAGTAGAATTTTTGATAAAGTTAGAGGATTTGGTATAAAAATTAGCTCACTCAAACCAGAAGATTCCTTAACCGTGCAAGAACAGGGTATTGGCGGGAAAAGAAAGATGATGTGTGGAATATTTGTCCCAGCAACTCGCAGCAAGGAAGAAGAGGAAACCTGATCATGGTTGCTACCCAACCCAAAATTTCCCTATCTCTCGATGCTGCGGATACGACAATAATGCACCGCGTCGGTATTACGGGACTTTACATGACTTTAAAGCGATTAGAAAAGCAATATCCTTCATCTCGCCAACGCGGAGGACATATATCATGGGTTTTGACTGCTGATACTATTGAATTATTCTGGGAAGGAAGTGATTTCGTCGCCCTATCTTGGTTAATTAAGGAGTCTTTTCAACTAGATAATACAGGTTTAATTCATTTAGCAGGATTAGAGAATAATGCAATAGATTTAAGTCAGAAAGTCCACATTCATAAGGGAATGTGCGCTGTTTTTCTGCGTCATAATCAGTTTTATCAAGCG
It includes:
- a CDS encoding type I-MYXAN CRISPR-associated protein Cas6/Cmx6, which codes for MFDKVRGFGIKISSLKPEDSLTVQEQGIGGKRKMMCGIFVPATRSKEEEET